CCCGTTCCGGGGGAAATCGGGAGGCGATGTTCCACCTCGGCTGTCAGCTGCTGGCGGCAGCGTCTTTCTGCTACAGCTTTATACAGCTCGTATTCTCCGCGTTTCTCGGGCTGATTGCGTATCAGTTCTTCGATTTCACGCCGGTTGCTGCCGGCGTTGTGCTCGCGGTTTTCCATGTCTCGGGGATCATCGGGCGGCCCGCCTGGGGCCTGGTCGCCGATTACCTTCGTCGCTGGTGGACCGTGCTGCCTGCGATCGGTGTTCTGACGGCACTACTCAGCGCCGCGCTGGTGCCGCTTATTCGCGTTGATAACCCGGACCCGCTGTTACTTTATGGCCTCGCCGCGGCACTCGGGCTCTGTGCCAGTGGCTGGAACGGTGTCTATGTCGCCGAGCTGTCGAATGCCGTCCCGTCCAGCGCCCTCGGCAGTATTACCGGCAAGGGTCTGAGCATTACTTTTGCCGGTGTCGTGATCGGTCCCATTACGTTCGGTTTTACCCTCGAGACGTTCAACGCGACCGTCGCGCTTCTGGGACTGTTCGCGGTCGGAATGATCGGCGCCGGCCTCGCCTGGGCCGGCGTCGTTGTCTCCCGGCGCATCGTGCACGCCGGGCTGTATCCAGCGAGTAGTCCGGCCTAGTCGATACCGACGCAATTGGCGTAGTACGTCACCGTTGCTGGCCAGTCACTGAACATGCCGGCGATCCCCACCTTGCGGTGCAGGGCGTCGAGCATCCTGTAGTAGTCGGCATCGGTATCGATGGTTTCTTCTACCGTCTGGAAGTACCAGCCGCCGCCATCGACCAATGGACCCGAGCGCTCGAGTGTCCAGGCGACGATCTCGATGCCGGCCTCGGTCGCGGCCTTCGCGTAGGGTGAAGGCACAATCTCCTCGCCGTCGGTGGTCACGAGCATCCACATCGGCGGCGCGATGTAGTTAACGCCCATATCGGCCAGTTCCTGCATCGAGGGCTCGAAGGTGGCCGAGTCCATCGGGTCGAAGCCGTCACGGTTGTAGCTGTCATCCAGATACACCGCCTGCTCGCCGAAAGCGGGTTCATTCTCGATCCAGTAGCGCACGTCTTCGAGGTTGAACGACTGCGGCCAGACGTCCGAAGCGGGTACGCCGGCCGCCTTGTATTCATCAACGAGCTTCTGGGCATAGTCGGCCTGGCTGAAACCGTTGTGCGGCATCTCCACCGCCGGGGACTTCAGCTCGGGCGTGAACTTGGCGCCCAGTGACCGGAAAAGCTCGATCGACTCGGCATGGGTCATCAGCGTGCCGCCCTCGGTGGCGTAGAGATCGGTGCGCCAGTCAGCCGTGCCGTCCATGTAGCCCTCGACCGTGGTCGCTTCGGTGTCGGCCGCATCCATCTTGCCGGTCAGCGTCCGGAACTCCGCGAGCGTGATATCCGAGCTTAGGCACTCTGCGGTGGCAGGACCGTTTTCCGAGGCGGGAGTAAACGGCGTCTGGCAGGTCTCGGCGAGATCGCTCGCGAGGATGTCGGTGGTCGTGTGCAGGTCGTTCTGCGCATGCCGACAGACCAGTTCGTGATCCTCGGTGAAGGTCACGTCACACTCGAGGATGCCGGCGCCCATCCGTGCAGCGGCGCGGTTGCCCTGCGTCGTATGCTCCGGAAACATCAGGGGTGCGCCGCGGTGGCCGATTGTGAAATCCGTACGCTCGGGCGTCTGGCCGCGGCAGGCCATCAGCTCGTCTTTAAGTTCGCTATCAGCCATGCGATCGATCAGGTAGAGCGGGCGCGGCCCGTAACTAAGCGATTCGGTTTCCTGGGCAACGACATTGGCGCCCGGAGCCAGTGCGGCCACACCGAGCAGCGCCGTTGTCAGCAATGCGAGCATTCTTGATCGGTTTTTCATGAGTCTTTCCCTTATTTGAAGACTCATGAAGTTTTGCAAACGAAAGTGACAAACCTGTGACGATGGGCCGGGACAGATTGCCCCGGCCCCTGGATCGACTCAACTGCCTGGTTTCAGCGAAGCCTCGAATTCACCGGCAATGCGATCGGAGGGCTGCTTGTCCATCAGGCTCGCCGCCACAACGGCGGCACCGGCGAAGATGAAGCCCGGCAGCAGCTCGTAGTAGTCGAACAGGCCTCCCGAGAGCTGCTTCCAGATAATCACCGTGGCGGCGCCGACGATCATGCCGGCGAGTGCGCCGTTGCGGGTCATCCGCGGCCAGTACAGCGAGAGGATGACGATCGGGCCAAAGGCCGCACCGAATCCGCCCCAGGCGTAGGAGACCAGGTCGAGTACGCCCGCTTCCGGGTCCAGGGCAAGCAGCAGGGCGAAGATGGACACGCCGGCGACGGCGCCACGACTGATCCAGACCAGTTCCGCATCGGTGGCGTTGGGACGGATCATGCCCTTGTAGAAGTCATTGGTCAGCGCGCTGGCGGAGACCAGTAGCTGCGAGTCGATGGTGCTCATGATCGCCGCGAGGATGGCCGCCATCAGCACACCGGCGACCCACGGGTTGAACAGCGCCCGAATGAGCTCGATGAGGACCGTCTCACTGTTCTCGAGGGGTGTCCCGCTGAAATAGGCAATCCCCATGTACCCGGTTGCCACCGAGCCGATCAGTGCCAGGATCATCCAGCTCATGCCGATCAGCGTCGCCCGCGGGACGTCGGCCTCGGAGCGCATCGCCATGAATCGCGCCAGGATATGCGGTTGGCCGAAATAGCCCAGGCCCCAGGAGAGCAGGGACAGCATACCGAGGACGGTCATGCCCTGGAAAAGGGCGCTATTGCTGCTGTCTACGGCATTGACCTCGCTCTGCACCGTGCCCCATCCGCCGATAAGCACAACGACGAACATGGGTACGACAAGCAGCGTCAGGAACATGAGGATGCCCTGGAAGAAGTCGGTCCAGCTTACGGCCAGGAATCCCCCCAGGAACGTGTAGGAGACGATCACGATGGCACCGACAATCAGGGCGGTGGTGTAGTCCATGCCGAAGGAACTCTGGAACAGCAGCCCGCCACCTACCAGGCCGGCGGAGATATAGAGCGTGAAAAAGATCAGGATCACGATGGCCGAGATCGTTCGCAGCATGTGCGAGTTATCGCCGAAGCGATTCTCGAGGAAGTCGGGAATGGTAAGCGAGTCCTTGGCGAGCGCGGTGTACCGTCGCAACCGCGCGGCAATATAGCGCCAGTTCAGGAACGCGCCGGCGGTCAGGCCGACCCCGATCCACAGCTCGCTCAGGCCGGAGGCGTAGACCGCGCCGGGCAGGCCCAGCAACAGCCAGCCGCTCATGTCCGAGGCGCCCGCACTCAGGGCGGCGACGCCGGGGCCCAGGCTACGGCCTCCCAGGACGTAGTCGGACAGGTTGTTCGTCATACGATACGCGGCAAAACCGAGCGCCAGCATGGCAACCAGGTAAAGGGCGAACGTCAGCAGGGTCGGGAGGGGTAAGTTCATCAGGCGCTCCTCGTGCGTATGTAGCTCGGCATTCCGAGGCTAGCGTTTTTTTTCGTTTCAAGAAATGCAACTCCATTCAGGCTATTGATGCTAAACGTCGAACGATTTGATGCGGTCTTTGTTGCATCGCAGCATCATGTTCGCTACATTATTTCAAGCGTTAACAAATGCCCTCAGGGCATAGGAGGCCAACCATGGCGAGCAAGACGATCAATCAGGTCAATGAGCAGGTCGAGACAGGCGTTTTCGCCCCGATGCGCAGCTTTTTCCACACCGTCACCGGTCATGCCGAGAAGATTGCTGGCATCCAGATCGAGACGGCCAAGGCCTGCACCGATATGGCTTTCCGGAATGCCTATGCGGCGCTGGAAATCCGTGATGTCGAGGCCATGAGGAATTACGTCGGCAAACAGCCCGAGGTTGCCCAGCAGTTCGGCGAGCGCCTCAAGGCCGACGCCGAGAAACTCGTCGATGCCCATAAGGCCTTTGTCGAGGACGCGCAAAAGGTGACGCAGGACAATGTCGCCCAGGTTCAGAAGGCCGCCGAAAAGGCAGCGGAGAAGGGCGCGGAGCAGGTCCAGGAGGCTACCAGCGCCGTGACCGCAACCGCTGGCAAGACCAAGACCACGGCCGCTGCCGGTAAGACGAGCAGCCGGAAGGCCGCTAACAGCTCGACGAATACCGCGCAGTAACGGCTGAGCGGCTAACCGCCAACGCCAACCCGCCCTTGCTTCGGCACCGGCGGGTTTTTTATGAGCGCCCGGACCGGCGGGTGCGTGACTGCCCCGGCAATCGCAGTTGTGCCTCGGTTCCACCCGTTTCGGATGGCTCAAGGTGAAGGCTTCCGTCGTATAACGCCGCCAGCTCCCGGGCGATGGCCAATCCGAGGCCCGAGCCCGGACTGGATTCGTCGAGTTTGACTCCGCGCTCCATGACCGCTGCCCGGGCGTCCGCGCTCATTCCCGGGCCGTCATCTATCACCCGGAAAAGGATGCTGTCGGTGTCCTGCTCAACGACCAGCTGGAAACGCCGATCAGCCCACTTGGCGGCGTTATCGATCAGGTTGCCAACCATCTCCTGGAGGTCCTGGGGATCGGTTCTGACGCTGATGGTGTCCGGGATGCTGAATCGGCACTCGAGCTGGCGGCGCCCGGCGAGACGCTCGAAACCCTGCAGAAGCGGCTGGAGCGTTTCCGCAAGGTTGCGGGATGCGCCCAGTGCCGAGGGTCCCGCCGCGGAGGCACGCGAGAGGTGGTGGCGGATCGCCGCGTCCATGCGCTGGATTTCGCCCTTGAGTGTGGCCCTCTGGTCATCGGGCAGGCGATCCGCCAGTGTGCCAATCACCGCAATCGGGGTTTTCAGTGCGTGGGCCAGGTTATCCGCGGTCTGCCGGCTGCGCTGGATTAGCGACTGATCGCGCTCGAGGACCCGGTTCATGGCATTCGCCAGGCCGGTCAGCTCCGCCGGCAGATCGGTGTTCAGCCGATCACGATCACCGTTCTCGACACGGCTCAGATCGGACTGGATGTGACGCAACGGCGCAAGTCCCCAGCGCAATTGAAGGGCCAGCCCGGTCAGCAGGATGAGTGCGAGCACGAGTAGTGATAGCCATAGCAGCTGGTTGAACTCATCCATTTCGGCCTGGATCGAGTCCAGCGGCGCCGCCACTGTAACGTAAAGGGGCGAGTCCATGCCGGGCAGCGTCACGGCGCGCTGGATGACCCGAAGCTCGTGATTATCGGGGCCGTCGACGTTGTACGTGGCGGGACCGTCACGATCGGTCCCGGATAGGCGCTCGTCCCAGAGTGACCGGGAAGTAAACGTCTGCTCCGGTCCTTCGACCTGCCAGTACCAGCCCGAGAAGATACGGCTGAACCGGGACTCACCCGGGACATCCGGCGGTGATAGCGATCCATCGATGCGATCGTAATCGAGGCTGGCAAGCACCACGTTGAGCAGCGAGCCCAGCCGCTCGTCGAACGCCGTATTGATGGATTGCTGGAAATTCCAGGACAGCAACAATCCCGCGACCGGCAACACCAGGAGGATCATCAGGCCGGCGCCGGCGAGCATCCGGGTATGAATGGTGGTGCGGTGTCGGGTCACTGGCGATCGACGGGCCCCGCCAGACGATAGCCACGGCCGCGCAGCGTTTCGATCGCCGCTGCGCCGAGCTTTCGCCTGAGGCGGCTGATCTGGACATCGATCACGTTGGAGTCGGGCTCGTGGTCGCTCTCGTAGCCGTACTCGGCGAGCTCCTGGCGACTCACCGTTCGCGGAAACGCCTGCATCAGCCTTTCCACGAGCCGATACTCCTGCGCGGTCAGCGAAACCGGCATGCCACAACGGGTGAGCTGGCCCATCTGGGTGTCCAGGGTCAGGTCACCGACCTGGATCTGCGGGTGCGCATGATTGTGGCTGCGTCTGACAAGAGCCCGCAGCCGGAAAAGCACCTCCGCGGTCTCGAACGGCTTGGTGACGTAATCGTCGGCGCCGGCGGAGAACCCTGCCGCCTTGTCAGACCAGCGCTCCCGGGCGGTCAGGATCAAGACGGGGATATCCACTCCCTGCTGGCGCCAGCCCTCGAGCCAGGTCACCGCGTTGCCATCGGGGAGTCCCAGGTCGAGGATGACGACGTCATAGGACTGGGTCATCACCTGGTAATCGGCGCCCGAGCCGGTGTCGGCACATTCAACGATAATGCCGGTGTCTTCCAGCGCGCTGGCCAGTTCCCGCGACAGGGCCTGGTCATCCTCCACCAGCAGCAATTTCACGGATCGCGCCTCATCTGATCGATTTTGCTGCCTTCCATGCCAATGATTTCCCCGGTGGCTGCATCCAGCACGAACTCGACAATCTGCCCGTCGGGCCCGAGGAGCTCGATCTCGTAGAGACGCACGCTGTCTTCATCCTCGAGCTCCACCTCAAGCACCTCGCCACGGTAGTCGCGACGTAACGTCTCAATGATCTGGGTGAGCGGCAACAACTTGCCCGATTCGATCTGCTCGCGCAGCCCTCGCCGCTCCTCATCACCGGCCAGTGACACAAGCGGCAGGCTACATGCAATGCACAGCAGCACGCGCATCACCGGCTTTGGCGTATTAAGGGGAAAGGGCCGTCTCACAATCATTATTCAAGAGTATAACGGCGACGGGCATGAACAGAATGTGAATGGAGCGCTAACCGGCGTGTCACCCGGGCGCTGTTAAATTCCCTCTCCAATTGGAGACGATTCACACATACATAGCAAACCTGGAGAACACCCATGAAAACAGCAGCAAGCATTACCCTCCTGTCCGCACTGGCGATCGCCCCGATGGCCCACGCGGCCGATTCAACAGGGGCTATCGACCGAATCGTGACGGCTGCCTCCGAACACGGGATTACTCATTTCAACGAGCTGGAGTTCGAGGACGATGAAATGACCGAGGTCGAAGGCTGGATGGACGGCGAATGGTACACCGAGATCAAGATGACCGAGTCCGGCGAGGTCATTCGCGAGAAGCGCGAGAAGCGTATTGACGGCGTCTGGGGCATGAGTGCCGATCAGGTGCGTAATTACGCCGAGGCCGCATTCGGCGAGGGAATGACCCGTATCGAGGGAATCGAGGTGGATGAAAAGGGCCACGTCGAAGTGGAAGGGGACGGCGACAGCGAGAATGGCAAGGATGGAGACGGCGAGATGAAGGTCTATTTCCGTCTTGGTGATACGTCACTGTCTAATGTCACCCGAGACTAACGGAACCTGTGTGGATGTTTGCCATCGCCGGAGACCGGCGGTAGAGAGGTTGAATGAGACGACCGGGAATCACCGCCAAGCTCTTCGTTGCCTTCCTCGGCATCACGCTGCTGGTGGTGGTGTCGATGGCGGTGGCGGTGCAGTGGACCTTCCGCAGCGACTTCCTGGACTATCTGCGTGAGCGCGAAGGTGAGCGCATGGAGGAGCTCGCCGGGGCCCTGGAGGATTACTACGAAGAGCACGGCAGCTGGACGGCGCTCCGGGGGCAGGAGCGCTGGCCGCGGGTCGTGCTTCGCGGCGTGGAGGGAAAACCGGATGCCGAAGAGCAGGGTGAGCGGCGCCGCGGATTATCCCGTCGGAGCCGTGGCCCCTGGTTACTGGATGCGGATGGCGAGCGGGTGGGCATGCCTGGGCCGGCGCCGAACAACGCCGTGCGCATCCAGATCAAGAGCGATGATCAGGCGCTCGGCTGGCTTGCCTACCGCCCCAGTAGCAAGGTGACCGAGGGTATCGCTCTTCGCTTTCAGCGCGAGCAGCTGGAGACGGCCTCGATGATCGCGGCGGTCAGTGTGGCGCTGGCCGCCTTGCTTGGCCTGCTATTGGCACGGGGTTTCCTCGCGCCGGTGCGGCGCGTCGCGACGGCAACCCGGATCCTGGCTGATGGCGATTTGACCACGCGGGTGAGCGAGCTCCGTCGAGATGAGCTTGGTCAGCTGGCCCGGGACTTTAATCGCCTTGCCGAGACCCTCGAGCACAACGAGCGCTTGCGCCGGGAAGTGATGTCCGACCTCTCGCACGAACTACGTACTCCCGTATCGGTACTACGCGGGGAGCTTGAGGCCATTGAGGACGGTGTTCGTCCTCTGACCGCGGAGACGGTGGCGGGTCTGCAGGAGAGTGTGGCTACCCTCGGCCGGCTTATCGACGACCTCTACGAGCTCTCCCTGGCCGATGCGGGAGCGCTCAGTTATCGCATGGGGATGGTGGAACTCGCGGGCCTACTCTCCGATCTGGCGGAGCATTGGCAATCGCGATTCGACGAGGCGGGGCTCGCCCTGGAGTTGGCCCTGCCCGCCGACCCGATAACCGTGCGTGGGGATCGGCGCCGCCTGGAGCAGCTCTGGACCAACCTGCTGCAGAACAACCTGCGCTACACCGATCCCGGCGGCCGGGCCCGACTGCGCCTTGAGGCGGATGACGAGGGCGCGACGGTGCGGCTGGAGGACTCCGCGCCGGTTGTCCCCGAGCCGGCGCTGGAAAGGATTTTCGAGCGCCTCTATCGGGTGGAGGGGTCACGCAGCCGCGCCAGTGGTGGCGCCGGCCTGGGGCTTGCCATCGGCCGCAGCATCGTCGAGGCCCACGGAGGTAGCATCGAGGCTTACCCCTCGCCGCTGGGCGGGTTGGGTATCCGGGTGTGGCTACCACGGGAATGAAGCCAATCGGAGGGGAAGGCCGGGCATGAACCGAAGGATCCTGATCGTGGAGGACGAGGAGCGCCTGGCGTCGCTGCTCGTCGATTACCTGCGCAACGCCGGCTACGAGCCGCATTGCCTGGTCGATGGCAGCGCGGTAGTGGAGTGGGTGCGCAAGCACCAGCCCCAACTCGTCTTGCTCGATCTCATGCTCCCGGGGCAGGACGGGCTAACCGTATGCCGGGAGCTGCGCCGCTTCAGTGACGTGCCCATCGTCATGATCACGGCCAAAGTCGAGGAAATCGACCGGCTGCTGGGGCTCGAGCTCGGAGCCGACGACTACATCTGCAAGCCCTTCAGCCCGCGGGAGGTGGTCGCCCGGGTCAAGGCCATATTGCGTCGCGCTGCGGGCAGCGAGCCGCCGACCGCCGGCCAGGGTCTGGTTGTCAACGAAGCGGAGTACCGGGCGGTGCTGGACGGCTACGAACTCGATCTCACTCCGGTCGAGTTGCGCTTGCTGGCGATGCTGGCGTCGTGGCCCGGCCGGGTTTTTTCGCGCGCACAGCTGCTCGATCGGATCTACGACGATCATCGCGTGGTCACCGATCGCACGGTTGACACCCACATCAAGAATTTACGGCGCAAGATGGCAGCGGTGCGCGGTGAAGAGGAGACGATCCGCTCGGTCTACGGTATCGGCTACCGTATCGAGGCCCTTTAGCCCTCGACTTTCACTATCTCTTCGCATTTCCTCCCGATTCCCTTCACGGACTCTTGCCAGACTTATTGGGACCATGTTCCACGAGTAGAGCAAAGAGAAGTCAAATATGATGCGGATCCTGCACCGGTGGCCGGGTATCCTCGCCGCCGCTCTTATCGTTGTGGTGACGCTCAGTGGTGCCGCGCTGTCGGTGTTTCCGGCGCTCGAAAGCGTCACCGCGCCGACAACGGCCGAGACCACGACCGTGGCGGATCTGGCCGGGCGGGTTCAGGCAGCCCATCCCGGACTGGAGAAGATCAAACGCACGCCTTCGGGCAAGATTAAGGCCTATTGGTTCGAGCAGGGTGAGCCTGACAACGGCGTGATTGACCCGGCCACCGGCGAGACTGTGGCGAGTGCCGACAAGAATCCGGTTCGCGTCTGGATTACCAATCTGCACAGGTCATTCCTACTGGACGATACGGGGCGCGTGGCCGCTGCCCTCACAGCCGGGGCGATGCTGATACTGGCCTTGTCCGGTGCTGTGCTCGTGGCGCGGCGAGTGGGCGGCTGGCGATGCTGGTTCGCCCCGCTCAAGGGGGGCACGGCTGGACGCGTGCATGTGGAGCTGGCACGTGTGGCCGTTGTCGGCCTGACTCTGTCTGCGCTCACCGCGCTATGGATGTCGGCGGAGACCTTCGGGCTGATCGAGGTGACGCCCGCCGAACCCGGAATTGCCGAAGCCACTAGCGATGCGGAACCTATCCCGCTATCGCAAATGCCGGCGCTGGACGATATTCCGGTGTCGGCCCTGCGCAGCCTGTCACCCTCCGATCCGACTCGGCCGGGGGATACGGTCGCGATCGAAACAGCGACGGGTGTCGGCGTGATCGATCCGGCCACGGGCGAGATGATCAACTGGACCGAGGCCACGCTGCTGCAGCGCATCTCGGAAACCATCTACATGCTGCACACTGGCAAGGGAGCGGCCGTGCTCGGCGTTGTGCTGGGGCTGATGGCGCTTGCCGCCCCCGTGATGGCCGTGACCGGTGTACTGATGTGGTGGGCCGGACGGATTCGACAGCCACGCCTGCGCGGTACGGTGCGGGCAAACCAGGCACGAACGGTCATCCTGGTCGGTAGCGAGGGCGGAAGCACCTGGGGCTTTGCCGTAACGCTGGCCCGCGCCTTGATGCAAGCCGGGCAGTCGGTCCACCTGGCCTCGATGTCCGCTTTTGCCCCCGAGCGCTATGCCAGTGCCGAGCGCATCCTCGTCCTGGCTGCGACCTACGGCGATGGCGATGCACCGGCCTCGGCCAAGGGTTTCCTCGACAAGCTGGCGGCAGTGCCCGAGCCTCCCGCCACACCGCTCACGGTTCTGGGCTTTGGCGATCGCGGCTTTGCAACCTATTGCGGTTATGCGCAGAGGGTCTCTGACGAGGCGCAGGCGCGGGGCTGGGGGCAACTCATGCCGCTCGACACGGTTGACCGCCAATCGTCGCAGGATTTCGCCCGCTGGGGACGGGACCTGGGGGCGGTAATGGGCATCGAGCTGGAGCTCGTGCACGAACCGGGACGGCCCGCAAGCCATGCATTGACGCTCGTGTCGCGCCGCGATTACGGGGCCGAGGTGCGGTCTCCCACGGCGATCCTGCGCTTTGCCCTGCCACGCACCTCGCTATGGCAAAGGCTGAGAGGGCGCGGCTTCGGCCGGTTTGCCGCCGGAGATCTGATCGGCGTAGTGCCCGAGGGAGCGACTCTGCCACGGTTCTATTCGCTGGCATCAAGTCACCGTGACGGTTTCTTGGAGATCGTGGTGAGGAAGCAACCTGGCGGGGTGTGCTCGGGACAGTTGATGGCGCTTGAGCCCGGTGACACGGTCGCGGCCTTTCTGCGTCGCAACCAGACCTTCAAGTCGGGGAAGGGCGATGCGCCGCTGGTGCTGATCGGTGCGGGTACGGGTGTCGCGCCGCTGGCGGGGTTCATCCGCGCGAATACGCGCCGCCGGCCAGTGCACCTGTTCTTCGGGCTGCGTCACGCGAACAGTGATTTCATGTATCGGGAAGAGTTTGTCGACTGGCAGGGCAAGGGGCGTCTAGAACACCTCTTCACCGCGGAGTCACGCGCCGATCAACCACAGTACGTGCAGGATGTGCTGTATATCGAGGCGGCACACATCCTGCACGCGATCCGTCACGGAGGACAGATAATGGTCTGTGGCGGGCGTTCCATGGCGACGGGCGTTACGCAGGCGCTGGAGGATATCCTTGCACCCGCAGGGGTAACCCCGGCCATGCTCAAGGCAGAAGGCCGGTACGTCGAAGATGTCTACTGATCCCGTGCGCTGCCTCAGCGACCGAGGTTGCCGAGCCGCGCCGGTTCCACCACCTCGATCCAGTACCCGTCCGGGTCACGGATAAAGGCCACATCGGTCAGTTTGCCTTGATCCGGACGCTTGATGAATTCGACGTCATTGTCATCGAACCAGCGTTCCGCGGTGTCCAGATCGGGCACCGCGACGCAGATGTGCCCGAATCCCTGCGGCTCCGAGTTGCCATCGTGATAGCTGACGTTCGGATCATTCTCGCTGCCCCAGTTGTGGGTGAGCTCGAGCAGACCGCGCTGTGAAAACGTCCAGACGGTCCGCTCGCCGACGTCGGAGGGCGGCGTTTCCTGGCCCTCGGTGGGGCAGTCGAGGAAATACAGCGAGAAATTGAGCTCCTCGAAATCCAGTCGCCGAAGAACGCGCATGCCCATTACGCCGGTGTAAAACGCCAGCGAGCGTTCAGGGTCCTTGATGCGCATCATGCTGTGGTTGAGCGCGAACCCGCGGGTCGACTCGGGCCGTTGCTCGACCACGCCGGGATACTGCTCGGTGGAAAAGGTCATTGGCATCCTCCTTGTTATCAAATCGCTCGATCGGCCATCTGCCGGGCAATGTAGTCGGCCTGTCGCATTGCGAGGCTGACGATGGTCAGTGTCGGATTCTCGGCCGCACTGGTGGTGAACTGGCTGCCGTCCGAGATGAACAGGTTATCGATATCATGGGTCTGGCCAAAGCCGTTGCAGACCCCGTCACGGGCACGCTCACTCATCCGGCAGGTCCCGAGGTTATGGGTGGAGGGGTAGGGCGGCGTCTTGTAGGCCTTTTTGGCGCCGGCAGCCTCGTAGATGGCGATCCCCTGCTGAAAGGCGTGCTGGCGCATCGCGACGTCGTTGGGATGGTCGTCGTAGTGGACGTTGGGGACGGGCAGGCCGTAGGTGTCCTTCACATCCGTATTGAGGGTGACGCGGTTGCGCTGCTGCGGCATATCCTCGCCGACCAGCCACATGCCCGCCATGTGCGCGTACTGGTCCATTGCCTCGGTAAAATCGCTGCCCCAGGCGCCGGGATCGAAGAACGCCGCCATGAAGGGCAGACCGAGCGACACGGTCTCGATCTCGTAGCCACCGGAGAAGCCTCGGGACGGGTCGTGATGGGCCTCGTCCTGGACGATGCCGGCCATTGTCGTGCCGCGGTACATGTGTACCGGCTCCTCGAAGCTGGCATAGACCGAGCCGGTCATGTGGCGCATGTAATTCCGTCCTACCTGGCCCGATGAATTGGCGAGGCCGTCGGGGAATTGGCTCGACGCCGAGTTGAGCAGCATCCGCGGGGTCTCGATGGAGTTACCCGCCACGGCAACCGCCCGGGCACGCTGTCGCTGTTCATTGCCACTGGCATCGAAGTACACCACGGCACTCACCCGGCCGCGGTCATCATGCTCGATCGAGGCGACCTGCGATTCGGGACGCAGCTCGACGTGGCCGGTAGCGAGGGCACGCGGGATCTCGGTAAACAGGGTCGACCACTTCGCCCCCGTGGTGCAGCCCTGAAAGCAGAAGCCGCGCTGGGCACAGCCGGCCCGGCCATCCCGCGGGACGCTGTTAATCGCCATGTTGCCGGTATGGCAGTTCTTGTAGCCAATGGCCGTGGCGCCGGCATGCATGACCTTGAAGTTGTTGTTGCCGGGCAGGCCGGGGATGCCGTTGGTCCGCGTGA
The Spiribacter vilamensis DNA segment above includes these coding regions:
- a CDS encoding PepSY domain-containing protein, with amino-acid sequence MKTAASITLLSALAIAPMAHAADSTGAIDRIVTAASEHGITHFNELEFEDDEMTEVEGWMDGEWYTEIKMTESGEVIREKREKRIDGVWGMSADQVRNYAEAAFGEGMTRIEGIEVDEKGHVEVEGDGDSENGKDGDGEMKVYFRLGDTSLSNVTRD
- a CDS encoding ATP-binding protein; this encodes MIAAVSVALAALLGLLLARGFLAPVRRVATATRILADGDLTTRVSELRRDELGQLARDFNRLAETLEHNERLRREVMSDLSHELRTPVSVLRGELEAIEDGVRPLTAETVAGLQESVATLGRLIDDLYELSLADAGALSYRMGMVELAGLLSDLAEHWQSRFDEAGLALELALPADPITVRGDRRRLEQLWTNLLQNNLRYTDPGGRARLRLEADDEGATVRLEDSAPVVPEPALERIFERLYRVEGSRSRASGGAGLGLAIGRSIVEAHGGSIEAYPSPLGGLGIRVWLPRE
- a CDS encoding response regulator, yielding MNRRILIVEDEERLASLLVDYLRNAGYEPHCLVDGSAVVEWVRKHQPQLVLLDLMLPGQDGLTVCRELRRFSDVPIVMITAKVEEIDRLLGLELGADDYICKPFSPREVVARVKAILRRAAGSEPPTAGQGLVVNEAEYRAVLDGYELDLTPVELRLLAMLASWPGRVFSRAQLLDRIYDDHRVVTDRTVDTHIKNLRRKMAAVRGEEETIRSVYGIGYRIEAL
- a CDS encoding PepSY domain-containing protein; its protein translation is MMRILHRWPGILAAALIVVVTLSGAALSVFPALESVTAPTTAETTTVADLAGRVQAAHPGLEKIKRTPSGKIKAYWFEQGEPDNGVIDPATGETVASADKNPVRVWITNLHRSFLLDDTGRVAAALTAGAMLILALSGAVLVARRVGGWRCWFAPLKGGTAGRVHVELARVAVVGLTLSALTALWMSAETFGLIEVTPAEPGIAEATSDAEPIPLSQMPALDDIPVSALRSLSPSDPTRPGDTVAIETATGVGVIDPATGEMINWTEATLLQRISETIYMLHTGKGAAVLGVVLGLMALAAPVMAVTGVLMWWAGRIRQPRLRGTVRANQARTVILVGSEGGSTWGFAVTLARALMQAGQSVHLASMSAFAPERYASAERILVLAATYGDGDAPASAKGFLDKLAAVPEPPATPLTVLGFGDRGFATYCGYAQRVSDEAQARGWGQLMPLDTVDRQSSQDFARWGRDLGAVMGIELELVHEPGRPASHALTLVSRRDYGAEVRSPTAILRFALPRTSLWQRLRGRGFGRFAAGDLIGVVPEGATLPRFYSLASSHRDGFLEIVVRKQPGGVCSGQLMALEPGDTVAAFLRRNQTFKSGKGDAPLVLIGAGTGVAPLAGFIRANTRRRPVHLFFGLRHANSDFMYREEFVDWQGKGRLEHLFTAESRADQPQYVQDVLYIEAAHILHAIRHGGQIMVCGGRSMATGVTQALEDILAPAGVTPAMLKAEGRYVEDVY
- the gloA gene encoding lactoylglutathione lyase is translated as MTFSTEQYPGVVEQRPESTRGFALNHSMMRIKDPERSLAFYTGVMGMRVLRRLDFEELNFSLYFLDCPTEGQETPPSDVGERTVWTFSQRGLLELTHNWGSENDPNVSYHDGNSEPQGFGHICVAVPDLDTAERWFDDNDVEFIKRPDQGKLTDVAFIRDPDGYWIEVVEPARLGNLGR
- a CDS encoding GMC family oxidoreductase codes for the protein MENYENQRTFTQDDGSVVVIIGSGAGGGTLANELAQKGIDAVVLEAGKLHTRGDFIADEWASFGQLAWLDNRTTSGTWRVARDFPNLPSWIVKAVGGSTVHWAGASLRFQPHEFRVATEYGDIPGANLLDWPIAYEDLAPYYDRAEDRMGVTRTNGIPGLPGNNNFKVMHAGATAIGYKNCHTGNMAINSVPRDGRAGCAQRGFCFQGCTTGAKWSTLFTEIPRALATGHVELRPESQVASIEHDDRGRVSAVVYFDASGNEQRQRARAVAVAGNSIETPRMLLNSASSQFPDGLANSSGQVGRNYMRHMTGSVYASFEEPVHMYRGTTMAGIVQDEAHHDPSRGFSGGYEIETVSLGLPFMAAFFDPGAWGSDFTEAMDQYAHMAGMWLVGEDMPQQRNRVTLNTDVKDTYGLPVPNVHYDDHPNDVAMRQHAFQQGIAIYEAAGAKKAYKTPPYPSTHNLGTCRMSERARDGVCNGFGQTHDIDNLFISDGSQFTTSAAENPTLTIVSLAMRQADYIARQMADRAI